In Jeotgalibacillus aurantiacus, the following are encoded in one genomic region:
- a CDS encoding DUF2188 domain-containing protein has protein sequence MPWNKNDYPDSWKNLEPAVRNKAIEIGNALVEEEGYEEGRAIAIATDRAKKSIQQGDQDTYEIRPHEDGWQLIKEGSHKAIYKEETKSALEDKAKSYVTDHNGILKVLKADGSVEQTLYKT, from the coding sequence ATGCCATGGAATAAAAACGATTATCCTGATTCATGGAAAAATCTTGAGCCGGCTGTACGTAACAAAGCGATTGAGATTGGGAATGCGCTGGTTGAAGAAGAGGGATATGAAGAAGGCCGTGCCATCGCCATTGCAACGGACCGTGCCAAAAAATCCATCCAGCAGGGTGACCAGGATACGTATGAGATCAGACCGCATGAAGATGGATGGCAGCTGATCAAAGAGGGTTCTCATAAAGCGATTTATAAGGAAGAAACAAAGTCTGCGCTTGAAGACAAAGCCAAATCTTATGTGACAGACCATAATGGTATACTCAAAGTATTGAAAGCGGATGGATCCGTTGAACAGACTTTGTATAAAACATAA
- a CDS encoding Na(+)/H(+) antiporter subunit B encodes MKKPNDVILQTVTTVISFIIILFSINLFFAGHYTPGGGFIGGLMTAAALVLLLLAYDVKTLNKVLPFNYQVMTAAGLLIAVLTSAGALLFNEPFLTHAYDYFDLPLLGKTSLHTAVLFDTGVYLVVIGITMTIIQTIGESE; translated from the coding sequence ATGAAGAAACCAAATGATGTCATCTTACAAACCGTTACAACAGTCATTTCATTTATCATCATTTTATTCTCCATCAACTTATTCTTTGCCGGACATTACACGCCCGGAGGAGGTTTTATCGGCGGATTGATGACTGCAGCTGCACTCGTTTTATTATTGCTCGCCTATGATGTTAAAACGTTAAATAAAGTCCTGCCTTTTAATTATCAGGTCATGACAGCAGCAGGTTTACTGATTGCCGTTTTAACAAGTGCAGGGGCATTGTTATTCAATGAACCGTTTTTGACACATGCATATGATTACTTTGATCTTCCGTTATTAGGGAAAACGTCTCTGCATACAGCCGTTTTGTTTGATACGGGAGTGTATCTGGTTGTAATTGGTATAACAATGACCATTATTCAAACGATTGGAGAGAGCGAATAA
- a CDS encoding Na(+)/H(+) antiporter subunit F1: MLTIAIYIALVGVAASMIGIVIRVVKGPSAADRVVALDSLGISLIAMTGLFSMLLDSSVFLEVILLLGILAFIGTVAFSKYLEKGAIVDRERHK, encoded by the coding sequence ATGCTGACTATTGCTATTTATATCGCGCTTGTTGGTGTTGCAGCAAGCATGATCGGAATCGTAATACGTGTAGTCAAAGGACCTTCTGCAGCTGACCGCGTGGTTGCACTGGATTCTCTTGGCATCAGTCTGATTGCCATGACTGGTCTGTTTTCGATGCTGCTTGATTCAAGTGTCTTCTTGGAAGTCATTTTGCTGCTTGGTATTCTTGCCTTTATCGGCACCGTTGCTTTCTCCAAATATCTAGAGAAAGGAGCGATTGTGGACCGTGAACGACATAAGTGA
- a CDS encoding Na+/H+ antiporter subunit E, with translation MAFQVLLNFFLAFLWMFLTSSFTLSSFIIGYFLGILVILAMRRFFKDRVYLIRVWAVIKLTILFVIELIKANIEVLVIVLRPKLDLKPGIFKYDTKLEREWEVTLLSLLITLTPGTLVVDVSDDNSTLYIHALNATDIKGTVESIKKGFEKAIMEVSR, from the coding sequence ATGGCATTTCAAGTATTATTAAATTTCTTTTTAGCGTTCCTCTGGATGTTCCTGACGAGCTCTTTCACGTTATCCAGCTTTATCATTGGATACTTCCTAGGTATTCTGGTGATTCTTGCTATGCGACGATTCTTTAAGGATAGAGTCTATTTGATCAGGGTATGGGCAGTAATAAAACTGACAATCCTTTTTGTTATTGAATTGATCAAAGCAAATATTGAGGTTCTGGTTATCGTTCTCAGGCCGAAACTTGATTTAAAACCCGGTATATTTAAGTATGATACAAAGCTTGAAAGAGAATGGGAAGTAACTCTTCTCTCCCTGCTGATAACATTAACCCCAGGTACACTGGTTGTTGATGTCAGTGATGATAACAGTACACTCTATATTCACGCTTTAAATGCAACCGATATAAAAGGAACTGTTGAATCGATTAAAAAAGGCTTTGAGAAAGCAATCATGGAGGTGAGCCGCTGA
- the mnhG gene encoding monovalent cation/H(+) antiporter subunit G, with protein MNDISEYFVAGFILIGAFFSVVTAIGLIRLPDLYTRTHAASKSATLGVMCILIGTLIFFLTEDGMFNSRIVLGIFFVLITAPVGGHLIARAAYNMGVKPAPETVVDDLADKEKHEKAKSRK; from the coding sequence GTGAACGACATAAGTGAATATTTCGTAGCGGGCTTTATCCTGATCGGTGCGTTTTTTTCAGTTGTGACGGCAATCGGGCTGATCAGGTTACCTGACCTTTATACAAGAACGCATGCTGCATCTAAAAGCGCAACACTTGGGGTCATGTGTATCTTAATCGGAACGCTTATCTTCTTTCTGACAGAGGATGGTATGTTCAATTCAAGAATTGTACTGGGTATTTTCTTTGTCCTGATCACCGCTCCGGTTGGCGGTCATTTAATTGCCCGTGCAGCGTATAATATGGGAGTAAAACCGGCACCCGAAACCGTCGTAGATGATCTTGCTGATAAAGAGAAACATGAAAAAGCGAAAAGTAGAAAGTAA
- a CDS encoding Na(+)/H(+) antiporter subunit C: MEILMSIVIGVLFTSAVYLILSKSLLRVIIGTGLLSHGAHLLILTMSGLKTGAAPVLKDGVTSYTDPLPQALVLTAIVISFGVTAFFLVLAYRAYQDLGTDNMEEMKGNESND; the protein is encoded by the coding sequence ATGGAAATTTTAATGTCGATTGTGATTGGTGTGTTATTCACATCAGCCGTATATTTAATTCTTTCGAAAAGTCTATTGCGGGTTATTATCGGTACAGGATTGCTCAGTCATGGCGCGCACTTGCTGATCCTTACAATGAGCGGGCTTAAAACTGGTGCTGCACCTGTGCTAAAGGATGGCGTGACTTCTTATACAGATCCTCTTCCACAGGCACTTGTACTGACAGCGATTGTTATCAGCTTCGGGGTAACAGCATTTTTCCTGGTACTTGCCTACCGTGCTTATCAGGATCTTGGTACTGACAATATGGAAGAAATGAAAGGGAATGAATCAAATGATTAA
- a CDS encoding Na+/H+ antiporter subunit D, protein MINLPLLPILIPLLTAVILMFFPKRIKAQRFISLTAIGATIVASIVLAAEVKANGIQTLNLGSWPAPYGITLVSDMLSVLLVLTSSILTFFVVWYAMIYMDDKYESFFFYIGVMFLLVGINGAFTTGDIFNLFVFFEVFLISSYLLIVLGGKKAQLRESIKYVLINVISSALFVTAVAYLYAVVGSLNMADISQRISELGNSGIITVIAIFFLLVFGLKGAIVPLYFWLPGSYSAPPIPVLALFGALLTKVGVYSILRTYTLFFTQDTGYTHEILGVLALLSIVVGVIGAVAYREVKTIIIYNIVVAVGVILYGVAAMTPASLEGAVFYLLHDMVIKAALFLLVGIMIAIAGSSHLKDMGGMIRDYPRIGWTYFVAALALAGIPPLSGFIGKLLIVQGGFEAGDIVGPLLVLISSLLVLYSAMKIFMNGFWGTPKAYHGAKAKLANRLWVPAAALVLIAIFYGVGTEAIRPFITMAVEPLIDPAIYIEAVLKE, encoded by the coding sequence ATGATTAACTTACCGCTATTGCCGATTCTCATTCCGCTTTTAACCGCTGTGATTTTAATGTTTTTCCCGAAGCGTATTAAAGCACAGCGATTCATCTCACTGACCGCGATCGGTGCAACCATTGTTGCATCCATCGTTTTAGCTGCTGAGGTGAAAGCGAATGGCATCCAAACCTTAAATCTGGGCAGCTGGCCTGCGCCATATGGGATCACACTGGTTTCAGATATGCTATCTGTATTACTTGTATTAACGTCAAGCATTCTGACCTTCTTTGTTGTCTGGTATGCAATGATTTATATGGATGATAAGTATGAAAGCTTCTTTTTCTATATCGGTGTGATGTTTCTCCTTGTAGGAATTAATGGGGCTTTTACAACAGGCGATATTTTCAACCTGTTCGTATTTTTTGAAGTATTTCTGATTTCTTCTTACCTCTTAATTGTTTTAGGTGGTAAGAAAGCTCAGCTTCGTGAATCCATTAAATATGTGCTGATCAACGTCATTTCCTCAGCATTATTTGTAACAGCAGTAGCATACTTGTACGCTGTTGTCGGTTCACTGAACATGGCTGATATTTCCCAGCGCATCAGCGAACTTGGAAATTCAGGTATTATAACGGTCATTGCGATTTTCTTTCTTTTAGTATTTGGTCTAAAAGGCGCAATTGTACCACTTTATTTCTGGCTACCCGGCTCTTACAGTGCCCCGCCTATTCCGGTGCTCGCTTTATTTGGTGCTCTTTTAACAAAAGTCGGTGTCTACTCTATTCTGAGAACGTATACGCTGTTTTTCACACAGGACACGGGATATACGCATGAAATATTAGGAGTCCTGGCGCTGTTAAGTATTGTTGTTGGCGTTATAGGTGCTGTAGCATACAGGGAAGTCAAAACGATTATTATTTACAACATTGTCGTGGCAGTCGGTGTCATCCTCTATGGAGTAGCAGCCATGACACCAGCTTCACTTGAAGGTGCAGTCTTCTATCTGCTGCATGATATGGTGATTAAAGCCGCACTCTTCCTGCTTGTCGGTATTATGATCGCAATCGCAGGATCCAGCCACCTGAAGGACATGGGGGGAATGATACGCGATTACCCAAGAATCGGCTGGACCTATTTTGTTGCTGCACTGGCGCTTGCAGGAATACCTCCTTTAAGCGGATTTATCGGGAAGCTGCTGATTGTTCAGGGAGGATTTGAAGCTGGAGATATTGTAGGACCACTACTTGTCCTCATTTCAAGTCTGCTCGTTTTATATTCAGCCATGAAGATTTTCATGAATGGCTTCTGGGGAACACCAAAAGCGTATCACGGGGCAAAAGCCAAATTGGCAAATCGTCTATGGGTCCCGGCGGCTGCACTTGTTCTGATCGCCATTTTCTATGGCGTCGGAACAGAAGCAATACGCCCGTTTATTACCATGGCGGTAGAACCACTCATCGATCCTGCAATCTATATTGAAGCAGTATTAAAGGAGTAA
- a CDS encoding PaaI family thioesterase yields MDQKNWAQHTLMDALGIEMKEVGKGKVIAEMPVDGRTHQPFGFLHGGASVALAETVASVGSAALVDLEHNHCFGLEINANHIKAKRDGVVTAIAEVIHSGKSTMVWSIRIVDEEGDLICISRCTVAVVPKKK; encoded by the coding sequence ATGGATCAGAAAAATTGGGCGCAGCATACGCTGATGGATGCTTTAGGCATCGAAATGAAGGAAGTAGGAAAGGGCAAAGTCATTGCGGAAATGCCGGTAGACGGAAGAACCCATCAGCCGTTTGGATTTTTACACGGTGGAGCATCTGTGGCACTTGCAGAAACAGTAGCGAGTGTCGGTTCAGCCGCGCTTGTGGATCTTGAACATAACCATTGCTTTGGCCTCGAGATTAATGCCAATCATATTAAAGCAAAAAGGGATGGCGTTGTTACGGCAATTGCAGAGGTCATACATAGCGGAAAATCAACGATGGTCTGGAGTATCAGAATTGTGGATGAGGAAGGAGATCTGATCTGCATTTCCAGATGTACGGTTGCAGTCGTACCAAAAAAGAAGTAA
- a CDS encoding Na+/H+ antiporter subunit A produces the protein MSLLHIAIVLPFIAAVFIPFLFKGFRNIHTGWFVLLVPLALFIYFIQYLPVTSGGQTVSKTFEWIPSLGINFNAHVDGLGLLFALLITGIGSLVVLYSIYYLAKEKEALHNFYVYLLMFMGAMLGVVLSDNLIVLYMFWEFTSISSFLLIGYWYDKERSRYGAQKSMLITVFGGLSMLGGIVLLYIMSGTFSIQELIGMSGSLMQDPMFIPAMLLILLGAFTKSAQFPFHVWLPDAMEAPTPVSAYLHSATMVKAGIYLVARMSPVFAESGIWLWLVAGFGLFTLFWGSFNAVKQTDLKGILAFSTISQLGLIMSLLGLGAAALHFDQLDENIYMGATIAAVFHLINHATFKGSLFMVAGIVDHETGTRDIRNLGGLVNLMPITFTIALIGTFSMAGLPPFNGFLSKEMFLLATLEILEFNLFSMDTWGILFPVIAWIASVFTFIYSIMLLFKTFLGKLQLDKLPKKPHEAPIGMLISPIVLGALVVVFGFFPNLLSKSMIKPAVEAILPSLVESGQEVYVNIYFWHGFTPELFMTLGIVLFGTLLYATLGKWQGIYNRIPEQFTINGVYDRGLEKGESGSFRLTEGVMTGYMRTYLLYIFGFFVAILLSTLVVRDAFSIDTSNLAEIRIYEVILAVVMLASAITILFAKSRLTSIVALGAVGYSVALFFVFFRAPDLALTQLVIETVSVALFLLCFYHLPEISRKEERMGFRLGNAVISILVGVTITLIAISAYSNSSVFESISQYHIDNVYKLAAGGNMVNVILVDFRGFDTLFEICVLGIAALGIYAMVHFRGVRRQKG, from the coding sequence TTGTCGCTGCTTCATATTGCCATCGTACTGCCATTTATTGCGGCAGTCTTCATCCCTTTTTTGTTTAAGGGATTCCGGAATATTCATACCGGATGGTTCGTTCTGCTTGTGCCGCTGGCGCTGTTTATTTATTTCATTCAGTACCTGCCGGTGACGAGTGGGGGGCAGACCGTTTCAAAGACGTTTGAATGGATACCATCACTTGGGATCAATTTCAATGCTCATGTTGATGGTCTGGGGCTTTTGTTTGCCCTGCTAATTACGGGGATCGGCTCATTGGTCGTTCTCTATTCGATCTATTATCTTGCTAAAGAAAAAGAAGCACTCCATAATTTTTATGTTTATTTACTCATGTTCATGGGTGCGATGCTTGGTGTCGTTTTATCTGACAACCTGATCGTCCTGTATATGTTCTGGGAGTTCACTTCAATTTCCTCATTCCTCCTGATCGGTTACTGGTACGATAAAGAGCGTTCGAGATACGGGGCTCAAAAATCAATGCTGATCACCGTTTTCGGAGGACTTTCCATGCTTGGAGGGATTGTTCTTCTCTATATTATGAGTGGAACCTTCAGCATCCAGGAATTAATCGGTATGTCAGGATCACTCATGCAGGATCCAATGTTTATCCCAGCCATGCTTCTGATTTTACTCGGAGCATTTACAAAATCAGCACAATTTCCGTTTCACGTGTGGCTTCCGGATGCCATGGAAGCACCTACACCTGTATCGGCTTATCTTCACTCTGCAACGATGGTTAAAGCGGGGATTTATCTTGTTGCCCGCATGAGTCCGGTATTTGCAGAGTCAGGTATCTGGCTCTGGCTTGTTGCAGGGTTCGGACTTTTCACCCTGTTCTGGGGTTCCTTTAATGCAGTTAAACAGACAGACTTAAAAGGAATTCTTGCATTCTCGACTATTTCACAGCTCGGTTTAATTATGTCACTGCTCGGCCTTGGTGCTGCTGCTCTGCATTTTGATCAGCTGGATGAGAATATTTATATGGGTGCAACGATTGCCGCCGTATTCCACCTGATCAATCACGCAACCTTTAAAGGAAGCCTGTTCATGGTGGCAGGTATTGTGGATCACGAAACCGGTACACGTGATATTCGAAATCTCGGTGGACTCGTGAATCTGATGCCGATTACATTTACCATTGCATTAATTGGCACATTTTCGATGGCAGGATTACCGCCGTTCAACGGTTTCCTGAGTAAGGAAATGTTCCTGCTTGCCACACTTGAAATTCTTGAATTTAATTTGTTCTCCATGGATACATGGGGCATTTTATTCCCTGTTATTGCCTGGATTGCAAGTGTGTTCACGTTTATCTACAGCATTATGTTGCTGTTTAAGACGTTCCTTGGCAAACTTCAGCTTGATAAGCTTCCAAAGAAGCCTCACGAAGCGCCAATCGGAATGCTCATTTCACCAATCGTCCTTGGCGCACTGGTGGTTGTATTCGGATTTTTCCCGAATCTGCTGTCAAAAAGTATGATTAAACCTGCTGTAGAGGCTATTCTGCCAAGCCTTGTTGAATCGGGCCAGGAGGTATACGTAAACATTTATTTCTGGCACGGATTTACACCTGAACTTTTTATGACGCTCGGGATTGTGCTGTTCGGTACACTGTTGTACGCCACGCTTGGCAAATGGCAAGGTATTTATAACCGGATTCCTGAACAGTTTACAATCAATGGTGTGTATGACCGCGGGCTTGAAAAAGGGGAGTCCGGAAGCTTCAGGCTGACTGAAGGCGTTATGACAGGTTATATGAGAACCTATCTGCTTTATATTTTCGGATTTTTTGTCGCCATTTTGCTATCAACGCTAGTCGTGCGCGATGCATTTTCAATTGATACGTCCAACCTTGCGGAGATCCGGATTTATGAAGTCATTTTGGCTGTTGTGATGCTTGCATCTGCCATTACGATTCTATTTGCTAAATCCAGACTGACGTCGATTGTTGCGTTAGGTGCAGTCGGTTACTCTGTTGCATTATTCTTTGTATTCTTCAGAGCACCGGATCTGGCGTTAACACAACTCGTGATTGAGACTGTATCAGTTGCATTGTTCCTGCTGTGTTTCTATCATTTACCGGAAATCAGCCGGAAGGAAGAACGTATGGGCTTCCGACTTGGAAATGCAGTCATTTCGATTCTTGTCGGTGTAACCATCACCCTGATTGCCATTTCTGCTTACAGTAACAGCTCTGTATTTGAATCTATTTCGCAGTATCATATTGATAATGTGTATAAGCTTGCTGCCGGCGGAAACATGGTTAACGTCATCCTTGTTGACTTCCGGGGCTTTGATACATTGTTCGAAATCTGTGTACTTGGAATTGCCGCTCTGGGCATTTATGCAATGGTTCACTTCCGTGGAGTAAGGAGGCAAAAAGGATGA